GAAGCTATTTGTAAGCTCACACAcatccttctctttttctctctccgtCTCTGTGCCTTTTGAATCTCCTATTGGCTGGCTGgccaatctctctctctccctctctctctctctctctctctctctctctctgtgtccgAACATTTCAAACGTTTCGATTATGTTTTTCTAAACTCTCTGTTCCATTTCCTCTTCTGGGTAAGTTTcccttttttgtctttcaaattttatgcTATATGATGATATCCTTTTTGCCTTAactatttgttttttccttgtttACGGTcaaatttccttctttttttctcggTTAGGTTACTGGTTACCCTTTATATAGCTTCAATTCTCAAATGGGTTCTtgttaaatttgattttcttatctgGGTTATACGATTTTAATCACCCCTGTTTCTGtaagaatgaatgaatttgGTCATTGCGTTATGTAAAATAGGAAAaagcatatttcttttttatccaATTTGTTGAATTTGCGAACTTGTGGTATCATGTTGATGCTTCATATTCATATCCTGCTATTGCTTCTTTAAATGCTTGCTGAATTGTGTGAGTTAGGATATTGAACTGTGGTGGATAGATTGTCATGGAAAcatgtatgatttttttggtAGGCTTTTCAATCTTTGGGACTGTCAAAGAGGGGGATTCAAGAGTGAAATTGCCGCCGAAGGTGCAGGATGGGAAGGGTAAAGCTCAAGATAAAGAGGTTGGAGAATACAAATGGGCGTCAAGCAACTTATGCTAAAAGGAAGCATGGCATCATGAAAAAGGCTAATGAATTATCTATACTCTGTGACATAGATATTGTTCTTCTCATGTTTTCACCAACCGGAAAGCCTTCTTTATGCAGTGGAAAACGCAGGTATGTTCCTTCTactattgaaaaattaaagaattatATTGCCTGGCCAGAGGATATAAAGAATCACACAAGGTTTTCATGTTTGCTTGTGAAAACTAGTCAGGTTCTTAAAGAAAGTTAAGCCTTAGTTAATCAAAGCAATTGATTGGGGGAATTCAGTTATTAAATGTCTAAATGCGAGGCAACTATCTAGGTTAATAACCAAATTATCTTCATTTAGGAGACAATGTGAACCTAACAACTAAGAAGAAGGAAGATTAAAGACCTATGCATGTAGAGTTCTATAGATGTATGAGAGAGGTTCAAGCATTGGTTCAATATGTTTCATTGTGTATCTTGCACTTGTTGGTACtgatatatacacgtatacatttgtgtgtgtatgttaATTTGGCCTCTCTTATGAGAAAAGCAGAGTAGATAATATGACATACCataacatttttattttttccttagTTTTAAACAAGCCTCAATGTTGTATTCTGAAACCGAGATTAGTAAGTACATGACGATCATGCACTGGCATTATTGAATATCGTGTGTCCATgcagttttgttttgtgcGCATGATGGCTGTAAGAGTTTAACTTCTGATTGGGAATATCATTGTCATCAGTAACTTTCCCTTTTctctgttgttttttttttttggtcgagtTTAGTAGCATTGAAGAGGTTATAGCAAAGTTTGCTCAACTAACTCCACAGGAAAGAGCCAAAAGGTAACTTTCTTCACTCAAAGAATCAGACATGTATCTGAATACAGTTTAAATAGAACCCTgtctaaatttctttttattggaTTCTAACAGGAAACTGGAAAGCCTCGAAGTAAGTCCCTTTTGATACCTAACTTTTGATTAAATGATGTTATCATAATTAtccttttttctgtttgaaTATAACATCTGTATCATTGTCACTGCTATCTcttacataattttttgttttctcgtTGAGAGTTTAGGCACTGAAGAAAACATTCAAGAAGTTGGATCATGACGTGAATATACAAGAGTTTTTGGGTACAAGGTATGTGTGCTAGCATACTggcttaaaaaaaattcataaaatttttgtaatTACACTAAATGTGTTTTtcgtttctttttgtttcagtTCTCAAACAATTGAGGTAAGCATGCAAATTCATGTTTTCAGTGTGATTTTTCACCATTCAAGTCTCTTGGTCATTACTATTCGTTGCTGCAgcatgtttttttatatttttctcccttttctttcctttttttggacAGGATCTGACTAACCAGTCTAGGTTATTGCAAACCCAACTTTccgaaataaaaaagagactAAGGTGAATGCCTGAAAATTTGTAGTGAAAATTTACATTGGTTTTctggtttcatttcatttacgtTGTAGTGAAAATTTACTATGGTTATTGACCACACTATACTAATTTTACACCAATCTTGAATTCTGCAGCTGTTGGTCTAGCCCTGATAAGATCACCAGTGTAGAACAATTGGGGCAAATGGAAGATTCAGTAAGAGAATCGCTTAACCAGATTCGGGCACATAAGGTATCCCTTCTTCTAGTAGGTCACATATGAGGAAGTTTAGTGTATGCCCTGCCCAATGTGAGGATTGTGTTGCTTGCTATGGTTGCCAGTGGGCAATTTTGTCATCGTCTGTCTCCAAGTTTTTAGCTTCTCTAGCTTTTGTAAATAGCCTAGCTCTCCAGTACTACATGCCACTGAAATTTGAACTCTAGGATATGTGTCTCGAGAAATTGTGGACGCGACCCTTAGCATttctctcctttcttttcttgtggCCTGGGTTGTGGTgcctttctttcatttctatgtatttataatttgatcactCTGTTTTTCTGGAAATTTATGTGGAAGGACCTCAAAAAGTTAAAGTGCCACGCCTAGAGAATAGTTAAGTGTGTACGCGTCCACTGGAGTTTGAGCGAAAAAAGTGTTGGCAACTACTGCAATACacagaataataaaaaaattattaccaCTGTACAAAAAGGAATGTATAATCTCCAATTGTATCCTCTTTCTTTGTAGGCTACCATCACTTCCAATTTGTTCTAGACCTTGTGATACTAATGCTATCCATTTTTCTGTTGGCAGGAAAACCTACAAAAGCAGCAACTTATGTCGTTAGAGTGCACTAGTCAGGTAAATAACTGTTTCCTGatgttttatttacttattaaTACGGGCAGACATAGAAGCTTAATGATTCTCAACTTGCAGTTCCAAAATGGGTTGCATATACCTTTCAGCATGAGTGCTGAGCAACAGCTCCAGCCTTTGTCATGGATTCCGACTAATGAAAGCCGGCATATGGTTTTACCGGAGGACCCGAACTTGCTTCCCCATAGGTAAGTGTTTGTTGAGAAGTACATACCAGCTCTCCTAGCTATCTTATTTGGACTGATTCCTTCCAGATCTTTGTGTAAGACGAAAATATAGTTGAAAATAAAGCAACACGTCCTGTTATCAGATGAAGTTCTTCATAAATGGAACATCAAATGGCTTCTTTATCTAGTTAACTTttgttaatatataaaaaaaaaaaaaaaaaagaatttctcTAATGATTGATTGCCATTATCTCACAAGTGTAACTCAGTGAAGAATGTCTTTTCCTAGGGATATGGAATGCTCTGCAAGTTCCTCCTTTGGGAGTTATTCTGGTTACCTTGGTACAGGAAAAAGTTCAGAGATTTCTACTTCTGGGCAAGAAAATGGTATTCTTAATGACTTAAGTAGAACTGCACCGCTGAGGCTACAGCTGGGTGGGCAATTTCCTTACCTGCCGTACAATCTCAATATGCTGACTGATACGAAATTCCAGCCACCAGCAGAAATGAGTCCTCAAGAAAACCCTGTGGAGTATCATGTTAATGGAAGCTTTGAAGCTCCTAGACCCGAGTTTTACCCTACTCAGCATAGTTGGGCCTCTGCATCTGGTCCTTGTGCTGTTACCATGTTTGACGAGCATTTATATTCCCAGGTCCGTTTTCCCTTCCCCTATTCTGGATTTTCTCAATAAATCTTTCTTACTTGTTACTTGTTTGCCTAGCCTATTATTTGTGCccttttaattgaatttctaaCGCCTGGAAATGTGTAAATTAAGATATGAGCGAGAGTGTCTACAAAAAAGATAGTGTGTGTTGTTTTTCCTTAGCTGAACTTCTAGTGTTGTCTAACTTTGCTGCTTGATGCCAGCAGTCAAACTGAGGTTGAGTGATTTTGTTGTTCATCCGCTGATGGGGAGTTGCTGGAGAAATCTGTTTGAGTGCTTGAGAAGTTTACTCATCCATCAAGGTTTTCGCAATCATAATTTTTGCTGTGGAAATATAGAAGGCAACCAGAGAGTGTACAGCACGGGTTCAACACATAACGGCCTTGTCATTAGTCCCTTGCCAGAAGGAACGATGGTGCTGACGCCCAACAATGAGGCACCAAAATCTAATGAGAGATCTTCTGTGTGTTTATTATATATGATATAGGTTCTGTTGAGTTTCTTTTTGCCCTCCTCCCCTCATTTCTTGACCGTCAAGGTTGCTAGTGGCAGTTTAGGATGCTGCCTTCCCTTGCTCCCTCTCAGTAAACTGAGCTGTAAATAAAAGTACATACAACAATATAGTATAAAAGCATAAATATATTGGAAAAATTTGTCAACAATTCCATGTTGCTGTCTTTACACACTGCAAACTGTGGGTGGACAATTGCTAATGAGATGCCAAGTGATTCAGAAAGTTCCAGCAAAACATGAATTGGAACCACAGAGCAACTGTATGCACAGTATGacatttgtaaatttttatttttatttttattttatttcttttttaaaatgaatgcAGATGAACTCTGTTACTTGAATCgccacataaaataaaatttaatttaatttaaaaagaaaaaagaaaaaaagggttgGTGTATGCGATGCTTCCTGCATAGATTATCTGgtaatttcattttgttgttaACTGGTATGAATCTTGAGGCAATTATGTTTGACAGAGACATGAAAAGCTAAAAGACAATCAACGAGACATTGAAAGATTGAAATGAAATGTGTTTACAGATTTTTGAATCCAACTCATATAACATTGTATTACCAACCAATTATTCACTCCCACCgctcaaaaaaattatgttcatAGATTTACAGTATTAAGTTAGTCTTGTAAACTAGGTAGTAACAAAGAGTTGTTTGCCTGTCACCATCTGTTAAAACGCCAATTAACGGGAGGAAGGACGtgagaatattttttttgggcccTATGCTGAGCATATTATACCTGATTATATTCCTAAATTGAcccttgatttgattaattatcgTTCTTTCCAAATTGATTAAGCCAACAGCCCTTTTTCACACGTGAAGTAAAAATTTGTGACacacatcaaattcaattccgGCCCTCATATCGAAAATGGGTTATAACTTTTTATAGCATCAAACCCAACCTAGGAAAAACTTACCACCAAACACAACCTTGACTAATTATGAATTTGTGAATTGGCACACTTGCTGTGGTTATGAATGGATTATGAATTGGCTTAGTgtaaagttttttatttttttatatattaagaGAGGTAGAATTTCAAAATTAGAAACTGCTTTTAATCACTTAAACTACAAACTCGTTGTAAAGTTTATTAAGTACGTAATTACTGCAACTTGCCCATGTTTAGAGAAGTGGAAGAAAAGTACAAGCAGCTTTGTTTTTATCTGGGCTGCAAGGAagagattggatttttgaatGGGGCCTATTCCCTAAAGTGCCCAAATGGTAAGCCTTGGCCCTATTTCCTTTCATTCGCCCTTGAGGTTTATTTTAGCCAACAGCCTTTGAGGCTTTTTTTTTAGCCAGTAGCCCTTGAGGGTTTTTCTAGCCAATTGTCCTCTTGAGGATAAGACATATTGAATTGAATCATTtcgtaaatatttcattaCCACAATACTCAAATAGATGACCAAGATAATTTATTAAAGGTGAAACAAGAAgcaagaaataataaattagCAATCCATTACTAgtggaaaatggaaatttaCATTAATCTTCAACAAACTTTGAAATATAACAACCAATCAGCAGGAAGGAAGCATCAGCTGATTACAGCAATGGCCTTACAAAACAAGCAGAAAATGCTTTTACTATTTCAAACACTAATGGCGGGTGGTCAAAGTCCACCACCTCTGCCAACTTCTGCTTTTACAATTACAGCagaagtaaaaataaaaataaaaacaagaccCGAGAAAGGGTTCAGGGTCCCAAAGACAGAAGGGTACCCTACACCCCCACGCTGATAAAATTTAGAGATTAAAATGATGGAGAGCCATTTTAAAATAAGCTAGCCCTCCTCAGACTTTGACCATAACAGAGAGGCCAAAGACTGACAGAACAGACCCAATAACTACTATAGTATACTAACTAATATCCTAGTATACTAAGAGTCATACTAATCTTCTTGATACttggtatatatatgtaaaaatcACCCTAGGAAATGGCTAAATATAAAGAGGGCAGGGGCCCTAGCGGAATTGGGCACCACTGTAGGTCTGCCCAAAGGACCACCCAGCTGGGGCAGCATTGTAGGACACCAC
The window above is part of the Prunus dulcis chromosome 1, ALMONDv2, whole genome shotgun sequence genome. Proteins encoded here:
- the LOC117615692 gene encoding agamous-like MADS-box protein AGL30 — protein: MGRVKLKIKRLENTNGRQATYAKRKHGIMKKANELSILCDIDIVLLMFSPTGKPSLCSGKRSSIEEVIAKFAQLTPQERAKRKLESLEALKKTFKKLDHDVNIQEFLGTSSQTIEDLTNQSRLLQTQLSEIKKRLSCWSSPDKITSVEQLGQMEDSVRESLNQIRAHKENLQKQQLMSLECTSQFQNGLHIPFSMSAEQQLQPLSWIPTNESRHMVLPEDPNLLPHRDMECSASSSFGSYSGYLGTGKSSEISTSGQENGILNDLSRTAPLRLQLGGQFPYLPYNLNMLTDTKFQPPAEMSPQENPVEYHVNGSFEAPRPEFYPTQHSWASASGPCAVTMFDEHLYSQSN